CAGTTGCTGTGGGTGAAGATGTCCTCAAAACAAAATCCAGCTTTCGCACACTCCCATTATTACCATCGGTTGAAAAGCTACTGTTGGCAGAAAAAGAAAAGCAGGAAATGTACCGCAAGCTATTCAAGCGCTCCTACTGCCGAGATTATCTGGACTACATTTGCCTCGACCAGGCGGGAAAGCTTATGCGTCCCAATTATGTAACGGAACATTTTAGCTGGTTGCTTGAAAAGAACGGTCTGAAGAAAATAAGGTTTCATGATCTCAGACATTCCTGTGCCAGCCTACTGCTGGCCAGCGGCATAGCGATGAAGCAAATCCAGATATGGCTTGGGCACAGTACCTTCTCAACCACAGCGGATATTTACTCACATCTGGACTTCCATGCACAGATTGAATCGGGGCTTGTAATGGACGGAATGTTTGACAGAACCCCAGTGGACGAGCCTACTGGACTTGAAGAAGATGAATGAATTTCTACAAACTTCTTCATCGAAGTGCGAAAAAGCCTTATATGACAAGGGGTTATGATATGAAGGATTTCTACAAAACCATTAAAAACGCCCTTAAAAGAGGGCGTAGAAAAGAGCAAAAAAGGAAGAGCCTGCTGCGGACATTGACCGCAAACAGGCTCATGGCGGAGGCGGTGAGATTCGAACTCACGTGCCCGTGAGGACAACCTGATTTCGAGTCAGGCTCGTTATGACCACTTCGATACGCCTCCATATTTTATTTTAATACACCAAGTCTTTTGTAGAAGTCAAGGCAAAGTGTAGAAAAACCGTAGAAATCGGTAAAAAGCTAAATTTTCAAAATCCCGCAAACCCGCATAAACTCAAGGGTTTCCCGCATTTTCAAGGCAACTGACCGAGTGGATTTCGAGTGCGGCTCGTTATGACCACTTCGATACGCTTCCCAAATAAGATTCCATATAAGTTTAACTAAACATCTCTTTTTTGTCAATAGTCATATTTTCATCATATGCTTAATTATATACTTAGCTTATTATTAGAATTGCAATAATGCTTTATATATTTTAACTAATCAGCCGCTATACTCTTATTTTCATAGTATAGCGGCCTAGTTCATATATTTTTCTAAACTGTGCATTTAATAACAGTCTTACCACCCATATACGGTCTGAGTGCTTCAGGAATATTTACTGAGCCGTCTGCATTCAAGTTGTTTTCTAAAAATGCTATCAGCATTCTCGGAGGCGCAACCACTGTATTGTTTAATGTATGAGCAAAATATTTATTTTTATTTTCATCTGCAATTCTTATTTTCAGTCTTCTTGCCTGAGCGTCGCCAAGGTTAGAACAGCTTCCAACTTCAAAATATTTCTGCTGTCTTGGAGACCATGCTTCAACATCAACTGATTTAACTTTCAAATCTGCTAAATCTCCTGAGCAACATTCCAGTGTTCTTACCGGAATATCCAATGTTCTGAACAAATCAACCGTATTCTGCCACAGTTTATCGTACCACATCGGGCTGTCTTCAGGTTTACATACAACAATCATTTCCTGTTTTTCAAATTGATGAATTCTGTAAACGCCTCTTTCCTCTATTCCGTGTGCTCCTTTTTCTTTTCTGAAGCACGGTGAATAGCTGGTTAATGAGTATGGAAGTGATTCTTCTGGCAATATTGTATCGATAAATTTTCCTATCATTGAGTGTTCGCTGGTACCTATTAAGTATAAATCTTCACCTTCAATTTTATACATCATTGCATCCATTTCAGCAAAACTCATAACTCCTGTAACCACCTCGCTGCGTATCATAAATGGCGGAACGCAGTAGGTAAATCCACGATCAATCATGAAGTCTCTGGCATAGGAGATAACTGCCGAATGAAGTCTTGCTATATCCCCCATTAAATAATAAAATCCGTTACCGGCAACCTTTCTTGCGCTTTCCAGATCAATGCCGTTGAATTTATCCATTATATCTGTGTGATAAGGAACTTCAAAATCTGGAGTTAAAGGCTCTCCAAACTTTTCAACTTCAACATTCTCGCTGTCATCTTTTCCTAATGGAACGCTAGGATCTATGATGTTGGGAATTGTCATCATAATTTTGAGTATTTTAGCTTCCAATTCTGTTTCTTTTTTTTCAAGAGCAGCCAATTCTTCCTGATTTGCCACAACTCTTTTCTTCAGCTCTTCTGCCTCTTCCTTTTTTCCCTTTGCCATTAATCCGCCGATTTCTTTTGAAATCTTATTTCTTTCTGCTCTCAATGTATCTGCTTTTAATTTTGCTTCCCTGTTTTCAACGTCTAAAGCAATCACTTCGTCTACCAAAGGCAGTTTGTTATCCTGAAATTTATTTTTTATGTTTTGTTTTACTATATCAGGATTCTCTCTTACAAATTTTAAATCTAACATACTACATCCTCCATATAAAATTCGCAGTCTCCATCACCGATTTGTTTACTCCCTGTCGGCCGTTCAAATTGGGATTTTGCTGCGTAAGTACTTACTCCATTTATCTGAAAAACAGAGTTAGAACTAAAAAAACTCCCGTCTCTGATTTAGAGACGAGAGATACTCGCGGTGCCACCCTAATTATTATACAAATGTATAATCACTTAGTAAGTTATCGCCCTTATACGTCCAGGTTAATTCCCTGAAAACTCCGGAACGGATTCAATAATAATTGTATCGGTTCACACCATCCACCGACTCTCTTAAACAATAAATTATTTACTGCTTTCCATCATAGTCATTTATTTAAATGTAATATACCCTAAGGGACCAAATTTGTCAAGCTTGATTTGGCTATTCATCAAAAGTTTATTTAAATTTTACTATTATATGTAGCCTTATCTCCAAATATTTCTTTTTTTAATTTTTCACCTGTTGGCGTTATGGCAACTCCGCCTTGAGCCGTTTCTCTCAACTCAGGAGGCATCTGCTTTCCTACCTTGTACATAGCCCATACAACTTCGTCAAAAGGTATCTTGCTTTTTACGCCTGCCATCGCCATATCCGCTGTTGAAAGAGCACTTACCGCCCCAGCAATATTTCTCTTAGCACAAGGAACCTCAACCAATCCTGCCACTGGATCGCAAACAAGCCCAAGGATATTTTTAAGTACAATTGCCGCAGCATCCAAAGCCTGCTCAGGTGTTCCTCCCATCATTTCTACAACTGCGGCTGATCCCATTGCCGCAGCCGAGCCGCATTCAGCTTGGCAACCACCTTCAGCTCCTGCCAATGTAGCGTTCTTTGCAATTATTATACCTACGCCGGATGCAGTAAATAATGCATTGATCATGTCGTCCTCGGACTTGTTTAACCTTTCTGCTGCAGAAATTATAACAGCAGGAAGGATTCCGCATGAACCGGCTGTAGGGCTTGCCACTATTCGTCCCATTGCTGCGTTGACTTCAGATGAAGAAATAGCCCTGGCCATTGCTCGCACCATAAAATCACCTGTCAAAGTTTTACCGCTGTCGGCATATTTTTTTAGTCTAAAAGCATCACCGCCGATTAAACCGCTCACGGATTTAATTTCTGTCTCTTGTGCCGTTGTTGAGGAATCAATCATTACCTGAAGACTTTTTCTCATTTTTTCAATGACTTCTTCTCTTGTGAAATCAGATCTTTCGATTTCGGACCTTATGGCATATTCACAAATCGAAATATTTTCTTTTTTACATAAATCTATTAACTCTGTGCCGCTTGAAACAAACATCATTTACCTCCTTCAATAATCGGATTTATGACTTTAACATTCTCGATTTCTTCTATTTTTCTGATTTGAGTAATTATATTTTCCGAAATTAAGCTATCTGTCTCCAGAGCCATTGTTGCCATTTTCCCCTTTGCACTTCTATAAACTCTCATGCTGGCAATATTTATATTATTGTTGTATAAAATAGATGATATTTTTGATATAACTCCAGGCAAATCTCTGTGCTGCGTCAATATTGTAGGGCGTTCACCGGTAAATTCAACATTCTGCCCATCTATATTAAATATTAGAATATTTCCCCCACCTATAGAACTTCCAGTTACTTCTGTTATTTGTCCATCTTTTTTTGTCAAAACAAATTTGACTGTGTTTGGATGAACATCTCCCAAATCTGTTTCGGTAAATTTTATCTCTATATCATTTTCAGCCGCAATTTCAAATGACTTTTTTAAATCTTCATCCCATGGATCCATATTAAGTATTCCGGCTACAAGAGCTTTATCTGTTCCGTGCCCTTTATACGTTTGAGCAAATGAACCATGAAGCAAAAATTCGGCCTTAACTATTTCTCCGCCTGCTATAATACTAGCTACCTTAGCTAACCTTGCTGCACCGGCAGTATGTGAACTTGATGGCCCAATCATTATTGGTCCAAGAATATCAAAAACACCATAATCTCGCATTTTATTCTCCTTGCAATATATTAATATGGCTTCCCTGCGGAAGCCATTGCAACCTTAATTTTCTGGTTGAGTTTTATTTAGATATTGTGTCAACTATCATTGCAACTGCCTGATCTCCTGATACATTACACGCCGTTCCGAAGCTGTCCTGCGCAATGTATAATGCAATCATTAACGCAATCATTGGCTCCGTAAATCCTAAAACTACTTCCAAAACACCTAGTGAAGCCATAACTGCACCTCCGGGAACTCCTGGAGCCGCAACAATTGTAATACCCAGCATTGCTATAAATCCTAAGAAAAGGTTAAAGCTCACAGGCATTCCGTTTAACAGCATTACAGACATCGCACATGTAGTAAGTGTAATTGTACTTCCTGACATATGAGTAGTTGCGCAAAGTGGTATGACAAATTCCCTTATTCCTTTTGAAATACCCATTCTTTCAGAGCACCTAATATTAACCGGAATAGTGGCAGCCGACGACTGTGTCCCCAAAGCTGTCAAATAGCCTGTTATCTGAATCTTCAAGCATGAAAATAAGTTTTTCTTTGAAATTGCAGTTCCTATAGCAAATTGAACTATAATTATTATTAAATGCATTGCAATAACTATTAAAAATACTTTCCAAAATACCGAAAATACTGTTGCAACCTGACCTGTATATGTCATATTTATAAATATACCAACAATATAGAGCGGAAGCAATGGTATAATTATATTTTCAATTACTTTTGTTATAATCTTTTGAAATCCGTCCGCAGCTTTTCTGAGAGGGTCGTTGTTTACAGCGGCAATTCCCAGTCCCAGAATAAATGCTAGAACCAATGCAGAAACAACAGGCATTATTGCAGGCATTTCAACTGTAAAATACGGCTCTAAAGCAGCTGTACCTTCTGTTATATCTGCTACTGCGCCTTTTACTATAAATGAAGGCAACATATTAATGCCTACAAAGTATGCAAATATACCTGAAAGTAATGTAAAACCATATGCTATCACAACTGTTACGCCGAGAAGTTTTCCTGCACCTGTTCCCAGTTCAGCGATACCGGCAGTTACAAAGCCTAGTATAAGCAACGGTATGATGAAACCCAGGAAGTTTCCGAATATTGAGCTTATTGTAATAAAAATTCTGCTGAACCAAAGTGGCGCAATACTTCCAAACACCAATCCAGCTATAATACCTATTATAATTCTGGGAATCAACCCTAATTTGAATTTTTTTTCCGTCATAATTTCTCCTTAAATATTAATTACCTTTATTATCTTAAACATAAATATAATTTTCAAATAGTATGATTTTAAATATGCCAAATTATATCATATTGACCAAAAACATTCTTCGTTTTTGGCTAAACAATGTTAATATAACCTGAAAATTTCTTTTTATTCTTTTAGTACTGTCACTCACATTAAACCTTACAATAAAAAAATCAATCTGAGAATTAAGTAATCCTACAAATTGATTTTATTAATCTTATAGATTTTTAAATGTTTCTACAGCATGCTTAAGTTTATCCACAATAGGAAGATTGTACGGGCATTTTCCTTCACATTTTCTGCACCTTACACATGCGGTAGCCTTGATCGGCATAGCTTCATACTTGTTTCTGCCATACTCTGGCAAATTATACCTTGTAACATATCCTTCAAAAAGAAAAACACTGGGAATATCTATTCCTTCAGGACATGGTTTGCAATAACCACATCGTCTGCAAAAATCATTTCCTAAAATTTCAACTTCCTTGTTCAACTCTTCTTGCTCTTCAATTGTGAGAGGCTCTGAACATTCACCTACAGATGCATTTTCAACAACCTGCTCAATTGAATCCATACCTGGTATTGCAACATTAATAAGATTACTGTTAATAATATATTTTAAAGATAATTTTTGTTTGGTAAATGCACCTCCGGCCATTGGTTTCATAGCTATAGTGCCCATATTCTTTTTCAGTGCTTTTTTAAATAACTCTACACCCTGCGATTCTACAGGATTAAAAGGAAATTGTATTGTTTCAAATTCATCATGTTCTATTGCTTTCATCATAAGTTCCTTAAGGTGTCCGGTTATACCTATGTGTTTTATTAGTCCCTGTTCTTTTGCTTCAAGCAATGCCTTAAGTGCTCCATCTTCTGAAAGCACCATGTCAAGCTGCTCCTGCTTGCCCACATTGTGAACTTGAAACAAATCAATATAATCAAGCTGCATGTCACTTAAGCTTTTCTCTATAGCTTTTTTCATAGAATTGTAGTCATAGCTCATAGATTTTGTTGCTATGTAAAAATTTTCTCTTCCTGCTTCTTTTAGTGCATTTCCAATGTATTTTTCACTTACCGTATATCCCTGAGCAGTATCAATAAAGTTAATTCCTCTGTTTTTCGCTTCTATTATAAGTTTTGTTGCATATTCCTGATCAACTCTTTGGATTGGTATTCCTCCAAAACCTATGACAGAAACATACATTCCTGTATTCCCCAGCAATACTTTTTTCATCTCATTCTCCCTATCTTAGTTATCGTTTTCTTTCATACTAAGATAATTATACCGCTACTCCAGTATACCGTCAACATTCTTCAAGTCCAAAAAGCAAGTATCCCGCAATTTATATATTGCGGGATAGCTTAATGATTTGGAAGAAGATAAAAAAAGTATTATCTAAATATAGTTATTTGCAAATTCTCTCTATTTATTCATATATTTTTATAATACTTAATACTAATTAACAGAAGAGGGTGATTGTTTGAAAAATTATTTAATTTTTCTGTCTATTTTTGTTGTAGGCATTTCCGTTTTCAGATTCATTTATTTAGAAAACGGCCTGTCAATTATTA
Above is a window of Sedimentibacter sp. MB35-C1 DNA encoding:
- the serS gene encoding serine--tRNA ligase, which codes for MLDLKFVRENPDIVKQNIKNKFQDNKLPLVDEVIALDVENREAKLKADTLRAERNKISKEIGGLMAKGKKEEAEELKKRVVANQEELAALEKKETELEAKILKIMMTIPNIIDPSVPLGKDDSENVEVEKFGEPLTPDFEVPYHTDIMDKFNGIDLESARKVAGNGFYYLMGDIARLHSAVISYARDFMIDRGFTYCVPPFMIRSEVVTGVMSFAEMDAMMYKIEGEDLYLIGTSEHSMIGKFIDTILPEESLPYSLTSYSPCFRKEKGAHGIEERGVYRIHQFEKQEMIVVCKPEDSPMWYDKLWQNTVDLFRTLDIPVRTLECCSGDLADLKVKSVDVEAWSPRQQKYFEVGSCSNLGDAQARRLKIRIADENKNKYFAHTLNNTVVAPPRMLIAFLENNLNADGSVNIPEALRPYMGGKTVIKCTV
- a CDS encoding dicarboxylate/amino acid:cation symporter produces the protein MTEKKFKLGLIPRIIIGIIAGLVFGSIAPLWFSRIFITISSIFGNFLGFIIPLLILGFVTAGIAELGTGAGKLLGVTVVIAYGFTLLSGIFAYFVGINMLPSFIVKGAVADITEGTAALEPYFTVEMPAIMPVVSALVLAFILGLGIAAVNNDPLRKAADGFQKIITKVIENIIIPLLPLYIVGIFINMTYTGQVATVFSVFWKVFLIVIAMHLIIIIVQFAIGTAISKKNLFSCLKIQITGYLTALGTQSSAATIPVNIRCSERMGISKGIREFVIPLCATTHMSGSTITLTTCAMSVMLLNGMPVSFNLFLGFIAMLGITIVAAPGVPGGAVMASLGVLEVVLGFTEPMIALMIALYIAQDSFGTACNVSGDQAVAMIVDTISK
- the sdaAB gene encoding L-serine ammonia-lyase, iron-sulfur-dependent subunit beta — encoded protein: MRDYGVFDILGPIMIGPSSSHTAGAARLAKVASIIAGGEIVKAEFLLHGSFAQTYKGHGTDKALVAGILNMDPWDEDLKKSFEIAAENDIEIKFTETDLGDVHPNTVKFVLTKKDGQITEVTGSSIGGGNILIFNIDGQNVEFTGERPTILTQHRDLPGVISKISSILYNNNINIASMRVYRSAKGKMATMALETDSLISENIITQIRKIEEIENVKVINPIIEGGK
- the sdaAA gene encoding L-serine ammonia-lyase, iron-sulfur-dependent, subunit alpha translates to MFVSSGTELIDLCKKENISICEYAIRSEIERSDFTREEVIEKMRKSLQVMIDSSTTAQETEIKSVSGLIGGDAFRLKKYADSGKTLTGDFMVRAMARAISSSEVNAAMGRIVASPTAGSCGILPAVIISAAERLNKSEDDMINALFTASGVGIIIAKNATLAGAEGGCQAECGSAAAMGSAAVVEMMGGTPEQALDAAAIVLKNILGLVCDPVAGLVEVPCAKRNIAGAVSALSTADMAMAGVKSKIPFDEVVWAMYKVGKQMPPELRETAQGGVAITPTGEKLKKEIFGDKATYNSKI
- a CDS encoding aldo/keto reductase, producing MKKVLLGNTGMYVSVIGFGGIPIQRVDQEYATKLIIEAKNRGINFIDTAQGYTVSEKYIGNALKEAGRENFYIATKSMSYDYNSMKKAIEKSLSDMQLDYIDLFQVHNVGKQEQLDMVLSEDGALKALLEAKEQGLIKHIGITGHLKELMMKAIEHDEFETIQFPFNPVESQGVELFKKALKKNMGTIAMKPMAGGAFTKQKLSLKYIINSNLINVAIPGMDSIEQVVENASVGECSEPLTIEEQEELNKEVEILGNDFCRRCGYCKPCPEGIDIPSVFLFEGYVTRYNLPEYGRNKYEAMPIKATACVRCRKCEGKCPYNLPIVDKLKHAVETFKNL